Genomic window (Drosophila sulfurigaster albostrigata strain 15112-1811.04 chromosome 2R, ASM2355843v2, whole genome shotgun sequence):
TGGCGCCACCttttccagctgctgctgtagcggctgctgttgctgttgctgctgctctctgtCGCTCCCTGCGGACGTATGGCgataattggaaaattgctCAATAGGATAATCGAGCAGTGGCATTGGCGGTGGCGGCAGCGGTGGCCCAGCCTGAGGCAGCGATAGCGGCAGCGTCGCCTGATATCCGCCATAGTTCTGATAGTAGATGGCTGCCGGAGTTGGCTGCTCACtccgcagcagctgctgttgttgtagctgttggtgttgttgttgttgttgttggtcggCATTGCCATCGAGCTCGTAATTTGCCGTATTAATGACAAAATCGATTTTGCCATCTGAGTTCAGTCTGTTGTTGTAgccgttgtagttgttgtaattgttgtaattgctGTAGCTCTCGTAGTTGTTGTAGCCATGTAGTGCGGTCGTTGGCACAAAGCCTGCGGCATTGATGGCTTCAGCTTTTGGTTCATAATTTGCATATGGTGCTGCCAAGTCGCCAATGTcgccaacaccaacaccgccaacaccgccgccgccgatgccgatgccaaCATCCTCATCCTGGAGCGTTTGTGTCGTCGCCGCGCcgccaacaacagctgcagcagcactATTTGCTGCCCCATAATAATGTTGTGTATATCCTGCTAATCCTGACAACGCCTCCGACtccgacagcgacagcgactctGCTGCTGGCTCATAATAATTGCTACTAGTgtgatgctgatgttgttgctgatacTGATacggatgctgctgctgctgttgctgcagtggCAATTCGCTCAATTCCAGTGGCAGCGGTGCCGTTATGCCAGCCGTGGGGCTCATTGTTATGGATAACAACAAGAGCATTAACAGCATGGGCCACTGTAATGCATTGATCATTAGTGGGCCCTTTGCATATTGCCAATTTCGTTGGCCATCATCGTCAACTCTCTCCCAATGACgcatgctgtgtgtgtgtgtgtgtggtgggtGTTGCTCCTTGTGATGTGATTGCTGTGGAACAAAGCGCTGGCTGTGTCTCGTTATCAAGTGTGGAGATTGGGTGCACGCATTTGCCTTTTTATAGCTGGTTGTCAGCTGGTGtcagctactgctgctgccggcgAAGTAATTCGATAGACAGTCAAGTTCATTGGCTCGTTCGGATTGTATAACTGCGCGTTCACTTTCACCTTTTTGGCCACAGCATTAGGTGCATCACATttcagccacacacacactcccacacacacacacacttgcaactATCACTTGTGGTCAGTGTCGCGTCCATATcgatgatgctgctgatgacgatgacgatgacgatgatgttgGCGTCACTTGGTCTATGGACTCGTGTTTGCGGTTTGCGCTCTTCGAGTAGCCCATGCACCACTGCACCACCACATTGACTCACATCGCTGCACCATGTGTCTTTGACATGTGGCATCCCATCGTCATCGCCTCTCccgctgtctgtctgtctgtagtCATGTCTCTTGcaattgtcgttgtcgttgtcgttgtcattgaCCGTGTCGTGTTGTCATATGAAACCAATTTCCGGTATCAAGTTCTTCgcactttcaatttcaatttccatggCAATGACATACAGtcgtattttaaatttcttgtaataatttaaagaCATCAACATTTCATCTTGAGACTGACACAATGCGTTGgcgaaaatcaaatattttctcACTACATTTCGATGGAAATTCTTGACTGGAGAGCGATAGTAGTGACTGCTACCTGCGACTCATTTATCATTCTTTCATGCATTTTACTTGAAAAACTTTGACTCCTCTCCTCCTTCCCCGCCCTCCGGTCTCGACCACTTACCGAACTTTGCCCCTTGTGGCACAAAGTATTTGCACAATTGCTGCTCGAGTTGCGCCCGAAATGACAGCGCAAATTACACCTAAAGTGTATTTTCACATTGAACGAGGTTAAGCTTCGTTAAATTTTGTGCAGCGTATCAGCAAGACGTCCCTAACTCGGCAAcacataccctgtaattggGTGGAGTTAATGAAGAATATTGATAAAAGCGGATACTGTAATTTAAGAGCTAATTGCATAGATATATTAAAGGTAAATCGAAATAAAGTCATGTGAGTAAATAGTTAAGTAAATTATACAGAAGCGTGGTATCATTTAGTCGTTCTCTTCTATCTCTTGTCTCTCTATTTTGAGTACCTTCACATGTTTGTTTAGCATTTCTTGTGTTTTGTCTACgaatgctttttgttttcagtcTGCTACTTTGTCTACAGGAATGTCATGAAAAATGTGTTCACTGATACTATGAGTAAACGCATATGAAGTTGATCAAACATTTATGATATGCTCTCTATTGTAAATCATTTcctgcttttaattaaacgaGAATTATTAATGTTAGAGAGAATTTTTAATGCTGGAGCAAATTCTTAATAACAAGACCCTTAAGTAAAAAAATGTGAGAAATAAAATAGTCTATTCACTGTATTGTCTatctttaaatgtaatttaattaaattaaaacgctaagtaacattaaaaattaattctgAGCTCCAGAGTAGTGGCAAGTCAATCAGTTTTGCTGACCGAGGCacttatttgtttctttttcattaCTTCAAATGCTTTCAAGTCTCGTGAAGCATATTTAAGCATGGAATCATAGAAAACGCCAGACGTCCGTCTCGCTGTCCGTCTTTGTGTCCGTCTCTGGCCAGTAGTCGGCTTCCCTTTGCAAAATCAACGAAACGGAGCCAATGTAAAAAACCTTTCGCTCAtaatcgcacacacacacttacacttacacacacactcgtacatTATTAAAGGTTCAAAGTTGCTTTTCGCTTTGCACAAAATCCATCATAACATTAACTGCCGACCAAGAGAAGGGAAATACTTAGTTGGTTTGGGTATCGATGGGTCAGTTGGGggtgttttctctctctctctctctcgaatTTTTTTTGCTAGTATGACACTCTAAGTTCATTAAGTAACGCTAAAACGTTAAAATGCTGAAAACTGAGAGGCAAATgaagaagtagaagcagaagcagagcaaAACATCAGCTCGATGAAGGCACATAGTTATTTTGCTTGACCTGCCCAGCTGAGGTTGGGTTTGAGTTTTGGGTTTGAGGTTGTTTCGCGCTGATGTTGCATGCGAATTTAATCAAGtcatgcaataaaatttacgGTTGCCTTCTTTGGGGCAAGTGTGCGGTTCAACGGTAGTCGTATGGCTTGCCTTTTGGCCATGGCTTTCCGTTGCTGTTGGCCCAGGTAGTGGATGCCAGATGCCAAACTTCGCAAGGTTTTCTACAGTTTTATAAGTCCTAATATTTGGCTCGCttcttgtatttttcattttctttcacGGCTTTCGtttttctctctattttttttttattttgtattccgCGAGTATGTTTGGTCTGCTGAAACAATTTGCGGTTCTTGGCTAAAAGTTGTAGGCATTTTTCAGGTTTTTTTCCTTTGCTCCTTGGTGGCACAAAAAGGAAGCCGTTAGAATTCCTTTGACAGACTTGTGCGGCGGACAGTTCTGGCATTTCATTGCCCCGGTCTGTTTAGTGCTCAGCAGTATTTTGTGATTTCTTAACTTGCCATTGATTCACATGTCAATGCAAAAGCCTGACCACAATTGCGAGGACAATTGAATATCCTTCGGCTTACTAATGTGCTGCcgcaaaacagaaaaaaaattagcaTGCGGCGGCATTGTTTAGGCCAAATACCTTGACTTGGCCGCAACGCAACGCATTTGCCATTGGCACTTGGCACTTGGCCCCTTTTGGGGTGTGTGGAAATTCGCAATCAAAATTCCACAACGCGGTCCTTAATTGGTCTTTTTGCCATGCAGCTCTAGACGGACTCGATTCCACAGGCGAAGTTTACTTTTTAGGTCtccttttctttattttccaCTGCTCagcgctgctctgctctgttctggttttttttttgtttgcaagcctcatacaaatgcaaatttcaattacgcGTATTGCCGGgcgaaattgaaatgcttttggAAAATAATTTCGTTCAGTGACTCATAAGAAATGCAGGCTCGGTTCAAGTTTTTCTTTCCATTCAACTTCAAGTTGAGCTTCAACTTTAGCGTTAGCTTCAGCTTTGGATTcaactttggctttggctgcttCCCCTCGCCATCTTTTTGGTTGGCCTGTCAACAATCGcgcgcatttcatttgcatttcgaatGCGTGGAAAGTTTCGCAGcaactgaaatttatttgcgaATTTTGTAACATGTGTCCAGTTGGCACaagttgaaaacttttcactCGAAACTTGCAACGTCGCGTCGCTTCGCGTTGCGCACCCTCATCGCAATTGCCACAATCACTTTGGTTGCTTCggttaatgaaaatttcattcgCCATaaaggcaaaagttttttcctttgtatacacagacacacacacacacttacactctGTGTATGTCTACTTACTATCTTCTGTTTGGAGGAGGACTAAAAGCCAACGGTTCATTGGTCACATCAGACAATTTTGTGGCTCGGTTTGCTGGTCCTGCCACTGGATTGATGGCCAGCGAATGCCAGcgaattatttcatttaattgccgttgaaatatttaatattaattgatgTGCTTTAATTGCTGCTGCGGTGCGTTCGCCACAGCACAGAATGCTACGCATCTTCTCTCTTTTCGGAGCATCTCGCTTTGGTCAACTCATTAAAAAGCCATCAACTGGCCTGGCTTGGCTCTGGTGTTCTGTGGCGAACCACTAGTCGTATTATTAATCTTAATAATTACCACATATTGCCATGAAAGAATGCCGCAGTAAACAATGCCAAAGTtggtcaaacacacacacacataaccaCAACAAGTTTTCTTCGTGTTTCGTCTTTTATTGCATGGCTTTTCTTTTCCGTTTTTCGCCTTCTCATTCGTCGCTTTATTTGGCGCATATTTATGTCTCAatgtcttttctttttcttggtGTTATCCATCGATATCTTTTTCTAAGGGTAgcataactttgtgccggaaGGAAATGCCTTTTTCGACactattcggtatattaaacTTGAACATTTTAgtatacttttaatatataatataatttttgaaatttgtattttgttggttaTCGATTCTAAGTACTTTTtcgataaataaattttagtataCGTAAGTATTTTTCcggaattttaattttctacatttcatcatttttccagtatactaattttatgtattatattaatatattagtTTAACATTATACTCTTAAGTACTCTTTTcagctttagttttttttgtatgttctttgatatattttaccGATAAAATCGCATTCGCAATGCTTTCCTTTTATTGGAAATAGATAGCAGGTATTTTACAGTTGAGCTAGATCGTAGTCTTCTTTCTGGTTTTTATATagtcacatacatacatagttgcTTGATATTGGCATAATTTTATGTCCTTGCTGCCCACTCGCTGTGTGTCGGTGTCGCTatcgctctctcactcgcaTATGACAATTTTCCATTGACGTGAGACATTTTTATTCGCTTTTCCAATTTACAGTGATGGCGACAGCGACACTCCTTCCTTCCCCTTCCTTTTGGCTAGGgggagaaaaaaaactaacgATGACTGACATATCGGACATTATGCATGGAAACTGTAAATGTAGCTGTGCACAGCTGTGTGACTATGACAGTAACTGTAACTGCAGAAATGTGACTGCGActccgactgcgactgcgactgtaactgtaactgtaactgtgacCGTGCAGCAAAGCCAAGGTTTTAATGGActgaatttcattaaattaatacacTTTTGTACAGTCTGCATTGTGTGCGCAGTTAAAAGCTTTGCATAAACACATCGCATCATCGAGTGAAGGAATGTCGACTCTCCGTCATGACTAAAACTGCCCAAATATAGTACGTGAAAGCGAATACAACTACGAATGCGAGTATGAATACGAGTACGACTCACTATGATGTGAATGTGCAGAGCGTTTGTCAGTTGGGGGTAAAAAATCCGGCCAAGCGCGCAATGTACTCGTAATCGCAGttgaattgaaaaagtttCCACTGTTTGCCaggcacacatacacacactagtatttttatagtttgtGGTAGaaacacacattcatacactGACACACTCGCCTACATATGCACATGAGAGTGGCCGCAATTCGTTTTTGTATTCACTCAgcaaatttagtattttattgagTTGTTGTGATGGATATTTAATGaagtgcaatttaatttttcacacAGCGAACACAACGATTTATTGAAGATGCAACCGCGACGAGCATGCAACATGCACGATTTGGTCAAATGGCCAACGGATAAAGCATAGAGAGGAGGTATATGGGGAATGTATGCGGCTGAGTGATTGCTGCagcatattaagtatacgcaatgatacctctgctctgctctgctggaTGCAAATTTAGCACAAAATGCATTGAATTCAGcttgtttcaatttattattaaatgtgcGATGCGCTGCTGTTGGCAATAAATCAATCGCAGTCAACGCCAACTCACGTGGTGTGCGCGCGGTGCAATTTCAATCATTGGTTATGAGACTCTCTattgccatttgccacatCGTTGTGGCATGTGTTTCAATGCGATTGTACGACTGCAGGTAATTGAATGCCATTGCAGTTGCTAATAAGCCACAGGACTTTCAATTGCCAGTTATCGGTGGGGAGCGGGGGCGGGAGCGGGGAACGAGGCATTGTGCATAGtgcaatttgccatttgctgggcgatttttaattataattaatttggcGTCGACAATTCGCGCAGCAATTAGGAAATTTTGGGTATGCAGCGGCAATTAAGCCAGTCACAGCTCCAAGCACCACCGCCGCCAAGGAAGTGAAAAGTTCTTAGGCCAATTAGTTTTATTGTAGCCGTAGGAAAATTGTGCAGCCCCTCGAGGCGCATTAACTACCGAGCGAGTCCTTTAATTAGCGTTCCAGGAAGCTGCCACCGTTGCCTCGCTTTAACGGCATGTGCAGTGGCTAATTATGAACAATTTACGACTTCAAAACCGAAAAGAGTTCATCAAAAGAGCAACTGCAGTTGACGTGTCGTATACTTAACATACTTCACAGCCAAGCAGTAGTGGCAAAAATAGAAagcattaaatgaattaatgcGGCATTTAGAATGTGAATTGTGCTTGAATTAGAGTAACTTAAATTGGCATAAATTGTAATGCATAGCATATTTAAAGCATAAGTGATGAATGAAAGATCAACGGCtgctgaaaatatatttcattatgcagacataattaatattaatatcaatgAGATGGGAAAAGGGCGGCTATCAATTGGATGAATTAATGAAGTCATTATCTTAATCAGCTCGTCTCGAAGCCCAGTCACAACTCAGGCAATGGCTGATGAAGACAAGCAGACGTACAAAAGAATATTCATAGAGCAAGCGAGCAAGTGAGCGGGCGAGTGTTTgtaagtgtgagtgagtgtttgTGGCAGACGCAACATGTAAGCAACACCAAAGTGCCATAAGCGGAAATCAATTTCATAGAAATGAAAGtcatcgcacacacacatgtctAAGGCAGGGCCAAAGGAGGAGTAGCCGAACAGAGCAAAGCAAGGACAAAGGAGGCTGGAGGACGCCACGCCACTTGAGTGTATTGAGAGAATGAAGGAGCAGTTATTGGCTTGGAGTAGACGACTTTGTCGAACTTTTGTCGATGTCCCAGGCAGTGGCACAATGTAAGCAAGGGCAGTTGTCcttattgaatttcaatgaCACATGCACAAACGTTCTCGATGTGTGGCCAGGCAAACGAATGAATGTGAGTAcgaaatgcgaatgcgaatgtgaatgcgaatatAACCACAGTTGTGTCTCGTCCTACTATAGCATCAATGGCCCATTCGCCATGCCGTATGCTCTCTTACACTTATACTTATGTGGCAATGACAAAAGCCGACAAACAGGAAGACAGCACCACAAGAACAGAGCGTAGTGCTTTCGCTGTGGCATGCCACTACTTTCCTAGCAAgacattcagtcagtcagtcagtcagtcagtcagtcagtctgtgAGTCAGTTGGCTTGGCAACTTGTTGACCGGATGTCCGTGCGGCGGCAATAAGTACGTAAAATGGGattatttgtgtgtgccaGAAGAGTGTGCCTCGATTcaagtaaattgaatttatcttAATTTTTCGTGGCTGCTGTGACTGCAACTGGCTAGCACTTTCTTCTACTTCTAAAGACCATAAGCTTATATCTGCAGTTCTCAGTTGCAGATGCAGTTGCCTTAAAGTGCAGTTCCagttgcaaatatatatattttccctCGCCCAGCTGTTGAATGAGgccaaaagaaaagcaagtgcggcttttatttatttatatggaaATAAAGTTGCGCTTGACTTTAGAAATTGTTGCGGTTGCGGTCGCGTTTGCCCCATGTTAACCCTTGTAGCATTTCACCTCGCAGAAATACGCTTTCTATTCTAAGTTAATTCAGCTAAGGGAAAGAATTCTGGCTATAAGCAAAGAGCAACGCGGACTCAAGTCAGCTATGCTTTGCTTTTCAGTGTATTCgattcattcattcacattCATCTATTCATGCAGCGTGGCTGTCGAAATTTGAATGTGGTCAGCCTGAAATTGTGTTGTTGGCCTTCGTTGCCTTTAAGGCACCGAGAGTTGAATGAGGAATTTAATCAGTCCAGAGTCCAGGTGCTGACAGCATGCCTTTTGCTTCGAATTCTTGCGTCTTGCGTGTCGGGTAATCCTGTCTAATGATACCAGTGACCCATTTAAGACCCAAACTCTTGGGAGCCATGTGTGCTGTCCATTTATTAGATACTTctacagtcagtcagtcagtcagtgagtgaGTTTGTCTCTCATCTCCCCCTGCGGTGCGTATGCCAAGCATGTTCtttaatatgcataataaaagttttatatAGTTATACAAAAAGAGGGAAATGAGACAGCTCACAGGTTGCGTCATGCAGTTGAgaagattatatatatattctaacaTAACGAGTACAAGTATCTGCAATTGCTTTGCCATCGAAATCATTTGCATTAAACGCTCGCTAATTGGCTCGTTTTGTGATGGAAATTTGTGCTAAAGAGCTCGTCGCAGGGCAAGCGATTATAATAAAAgccatgcacacacacattcagtgAATGAAAAAAgctatataaaaaaatcaaagagaaaatcagtgaaaaaataaatatagctATAAATGGGCGTTGGCTGTGGCATGAATGCAGTTTTCTATAAAAATGCGTTTAACagaggcagcaggcagcaggcagcaggcagcacgcagcggcagcagccgTCGCCGCCACACAAAGCAACACATTTGCTGCATTTATTGCGTTTTTCCGTTAACTGCCTCGaacatcacacacacagtcacacgtGGAACATAATGGGCTTTGTTAGCTGCGAActttgctgcacacacacagagagagagaatatcGCTTAAAATCTGGCTTTTGAATTTGCAGTTGAActgccgttgccattgttgtgcAGCTCGCTAGCAGCTAGCTAGAGGTGTGTTCTCTCTTCTACTGCTGTGATAAATGGATCGGAAAATACGCGTACTTAACAACGGATGCCTTGTttaacgtgtgtgtgtgtgtgtatgtgtgtgtggcaactaCAATGCAACGCTATGCACTGCCATCAACTTTGTCAGTTCAGTCTGTGTAAACGTCGCTgtgacattttcatttcatcttgcaaataatttgcagcaacttctttttttctcaCACACAATTTTGCTTGAGAGTTGGCAGTGTATACAGCTGTCGGCATCAACTCTCTTTCGCATactctttctttattttcgtataatatttgttttggttgaagccatgtgtgtgtgtgaggtttGTATGAGCTTGCTTTATGCACTCGCCTGTGTCGCCTCATTGGGCGCTTCATTCGAGCAGCAAATGTTTACACCTGAGCAGTTAGTGGCAACACTCCGTGTCGCGCCACAAGGCGTATACGTGTCAAGGATAATTCATGAAAAATCTTTgcgctttgctctgctctgctctggtcGAGTGCAGTCTGCAGGGCTTTTTCACTTTTGCGCCGATTATACAATCAGAAAACAAACGCTAACGGCCAGAGAGCGaacgttgtgtgtgtgtgtttgtgagtgtgtggaaCAACTTTATAAGTGCTTCCAAATTGGCTGAATACAATACGGTAAAAATATTAGGGTGCTGCTCCTGTGCAAGTTTACAGCTGATTTTCAGCCAAAACCAATGCCAATTCATCAACTCAAAAGACACTCAGCATACACGTATAAACATCGTGAAAAACTAGTTGAGGTATTCCCTTGTTTAACAGACCATTTGCAGCCTTCACGTATGCTTTTCATAAGCCAAAAGTTTAACTATACGTTGCTAGAACATAAAGTTGATTTCATCACCTCATGCTCGAATATTGTACGAATTTTCACAAATCATTTCATCAATTTTATGTGGAGTGAAAAGAACAGGagcaggcaaaagcaaagtcaaATTTGACAAATAGCTTCGGCTTCTCTACTGACGTCATATTTGATGTACTCGTACTTGCTCCCAGTTGCGAGTCGTTGGgtttttgctattttgcaTTGCCGCAGCACCAGCTGCTGCCACTCAGCCAAGGTGGTGCATGCCTCATGGCAGCTGCCAGCAGTTCGCCTCGCATGCATTGCAAGttttgcaacaacagcagcagcagcagtagctaTTTGATAAACGATTCTGAATTAACTTTGCTCGGCTCGGCTTCTCAAAACTTGGCGCTCTCGGCTCGACTTGTGGCTTAGCTTAATCAATTGGCTATGTCAGCTCAATATGTgtgtagtatgtgtgtgtatgttgcaagtataaaatatcaaattgatgGAGCACGTGCTTGTCAGTGCTTGTTCGTAACTCaagcaaaaattataaaaaaaaatcaagtatacgtatatatagaaaataatgttGTTCACTTTTCTTGCCAGTTTCCTAGTTTGCTAGTTACATGCTGAGCTCAGCTTTgagtggcagcggcaacaatggCGACTTAAATTGAAGAGTATTTAGAGTTGAGTGCAACAGCTGTTTGCgtaacatatatttttcggGGCCAATTTATGCGTCGTGTGGCTGCTTTTGAGTcattcccacacacacacacactcacgcatcTTTGTTGTGAAAACGAAGTGAGtttcataaataacttttctttttctttttatttatttttttgcagttttgcgTGACGGCTGCTGGTAACTTAATGAAATTTGCTTTTCCTAGATAATATATCCGGGCCCTGCGCACCTCAaacttattttctttatttattatacccgctacataTAGGATATAGAGAGTATTATGAGACAGGCTGAATGATATACGATACGATATATCCAGGTCTTAGAGAATACAATAGATagaacaataatttttttattgccagTACTTTTTACTTATCAATGTACCAAATGTACACTTCAGCATATTTGAGTATTtcttcaatatattatttttatatatttaaatgaaattactgcagttttgcttttaatcagAATatgtaacgggtatctcatagcCGAGCACATCTACTAAagctttcttacattttttttttgtgacattTCTCTTAGTTTTTACTCACTTATTACGGTTATAGTTATACGAAGCTGCCGCTTTGCATTGTCGTTTATTACGAAAATGTCGAAAGTTGACAAACTTTGTGGATGCTCACAAagtcgattttttttgtttttttagccACAGCTAAACATTTTGGGTGCCGCTGTCTGAGAGTTAAGCAAGTTGCctagttttgcttttagttgCCACGTGGCAGTCACTTGCTGctacttttattgttgtttgtgttgttgtgttgtgttgttttagttgtagttgttcgCTTTTATTGTCTGCTCAAAATTGtcatcaataataataaaagtgcgAGTGAGGAACAAAAATGGACAGCAAGCGAAGCCAAGGCAGTCATCATTGGGATACAGTTGGCCACTTGTGATATAATAAATGTTGCCAAGACGACAACTAACTCAATACGGTATATCCACATGTTTTCCGTGTGTGAGTGCTTGCATTaatgtctctctttctctcctcgTATGTATATCATTCTATTAGTCTCTTTGGCTGTGTTCATGAAAATACACTTTTGTATTCATTCGTCCGCAACTAAAAATGTTTACCATAAACTTTTCTCTTTGctgttttacttttcttattcatttatttaagttttctgtttcttttacaaatttattttatcgaGCTGTGCCACCATTTCCTCGTGTTCCTTGCGCTCGGAGAGTAAAGTGGCCAACTCAACGTGACCACCGTTGACTGCCAATGTGAGCGGCAATGAATCAATCTGCATATTGACTCCGGAGTCCAATAGCAATTGCGCTACTTCGACATAGCCACCCATTGAAGCCGCTATGAGAGCCTTCTGCATCTCGACGATTTTATGCTCATGATCGGCGCCGgcttgcagcagcaaacgcaCCATATCCAAGTGGCCCTTGTAGCAGGCCAGTGTCAAAGCACTCTTAAAAAACTCATTTGAATGGGTGTTGATGCCGGCTCCATGCTGAAGAAGTACCTATGAAAGAGACATTTAACATTCGATTAATCAacagttgagttgagagttgagGTGAGAGTAGTTTATACATTCTTTAAACCTCAGATAAGATCACGTGAACTGGCTTTCTAATAACGAAATCAATAACTCGATTCTCGTCACTGAAGACAGTGGCAATCAAATCTTGGATTCTAATCACTTGACAACGGTCAATTTACTGTCCATGACTCGATACTAACCTTGGCTACTTCCACATGGCCCTCCATGGCAGCACCCATCAGCGGTGTATAACCTTTCTCATCCTGCACCTCAACATTGGCGCCATTGCTCAGCAATAATTGCACCATCTCGAGCTGACCGTTCAAACAGGCGAACATTAGCGGTGTGAAAGCGGCACCAGGTGCATTTACATCGGCGGCGTTATTGCTGAGCAGCAGTTCAACAAGGTGCAAATCACCGCAACAAACAGCTATATCCAGTTCCGTTGAATGGTTTAGTTCCTTGTTTTCAGACATTGCCAACAAAACCTTTATAcgagaaaataaagaaacacaattgtcacaaaatatttgacaagTAATATGAGACGAGAATAACGCAGAGTTATGTTGAATGCGGTATATTGATTATCGATACTAATTCAAACTTATCGATGTTACACTAAACTTTCGATCATAAATTCCCCTTTTCCACTGTGTTCACATAATTTTACTGTTACTGTTTACTTATCGatagatattttattaataaaataactatCGCATGTGAATTCCACATTTAATTGTGAAAAGTGGAAAAaggaatataatatttatgtaagaTACATAAACTTTTTCAAAGCCACTCAAATTTCGATATCGTGTGGAGTCTTCAAAATGGGCAAATTGAGACATTATCTCTGGGCGCGGGCCTGTATTTTTAGGCCCGGGCCCGCACGAAAACAAACTCTTTTTTGAAAGGCCCGGCCCGGCCGAACACGAAACTTTTTCACCAAGGCCCGGGGCCCGACCCGAAACTTATTTACACA
Coding sequences:
- the LOC133837468 gene encoding alpha-protein kinase 1; protein product: MRHWERVDDDGQRNWQYAKGPLMINALQWPMLLMLLLLSITMSPTAGITAPLPLELSELPLQQQQQQHPYQYQQQHQHHTSSNYYEPAAESLSLSESEALSGLAGYTQHYYGAANSAAAAVVGGAATTQTLQDEDVGIGIGGGGVGGVGVGDIGDLAAPYANYEPKAEAINAAGFVPTTALHGYNNYESYSNYNNYNNYNGYNNRLNSDGKIDFVINTANYELDGNADQQQQQQHQQLQQQQLLRSEQPTPAAIYYQNYGGYQATLPLSLPQAGPPLPPPPMPLLDYPIEQFSNYRHTSAGSDREQQQQQQQPLQQQLEKVAPQPRQLNDDNGMVYAGSTQRATLAVQQQQQLPTRQQQQQQQQQQPQQQQRQQRQQSNTHFSLQDQQLAARHIVDLPGQTGNSLAPSGGQAIGNSLPPITTSVHHTPSSTKAIAGLPLSKHIEVTKHVPVTHYQKQHVPYKQPVPLRVPRPLITTIPKPIPIRVPVPKTVTVPQFQEVKIPVEKVKPVAVERPVPFVVERRVPYRVEKPIATPIYYPYPIKVPVIRTVVHKQQPGHKGHRRWAALNQLLG
- the LOC133838563 gene encoding ankyrin repeat and KH domain-containing protein 1-like; translated protein: MSENKELNHSTELDIAVCCGDLHLVELLLSNNAADVNAPGAAFTPLMFACLNGQLEMVQLLLSNGANVEVQDEKGYTPLMGAAMEGHVEVAKVLLQHGAGINTHSNEFFKSALTLACYKGHLDMVRLLLQAGADHEHKIVEMQKALIAASMGGYVEVAQLLLDSGVNMQIDSLPLTLAVNGGHVELATLLSERKEHEEMVAQLDKINL